A region of the Pseudomonas sp. J452 genome:
CCGGCCAGCATCAGCACCGAGATCGGGTAATAGATCATCGGCTTGTCGTAGATCGGCAACAGTTGCTTGGATACGCCCAGGGTAATGGGGTGCAGGCGGGTGCCGGACCCGCCGGCGAGGATGATTCCTTTCATGCTGAGGCTCCAAGGCGTTCACGTTGATAGCTGCCGTCCTGTACGTGGCGGCACCATTCGAGGTTGTCCAAATACCACTGCACGGTCTTGCGCAGGCCACTGGCGAAGGTTTCCTGCGGCACCCAGCCGAGCTCGCGCTCGATCTTGCCAGCATCGATGGCGTAGCGCTGGTCGTGGCCGGGACGATCCTTGACGAAAGTAATCAGGTCTTCATAGCGCGCCAGGCCGGCTGGTTTGCTCGGTGCCAACTCTTCGAGCAGGGCGCAGATAGCACGCACCACGTCGATGTTCTTCTGTTCGTTGTGCCCGCCGATATTGTAGGTCTCGCCAACCTGGCCTTCGCTCACCACCTTGAGCAGGGCGCGGGCGTGATCTTCGACGAACAACCAGTCGCGTACCTGCAACCCGTCGCCGTAAACGGGGAGGGGCTTACCATCCAGGGCGTTGAGAATTACCAATGGGATCAGTTTTTCCGGGAAATGGAACGGCCCGTAGTTGTTCGAGCAGTTGGTCAGCAATACCGGTAGGCCATAGGTGCGCTGCCAGGCACGCACCAGGTGGTCGGAGGCCGCCTTGCTGGCCGAGTAGGGCGAGCTGGGGGCGTAGGGCGTGGTTTCAGTGAACAGGTCGTCCACGCCATGCAGGTCGCCATACACCTCGTCGGTGGAAATATGGTGGAAGCGGAACGCCTGTTTGCGCGCTTCCGGGAGACTCGACCAATAGGCGCGGGTGGCTTCCAGCAGCTGATAGGTGCCGACGATGTTGGTCTGGATGAACTCGCCAGGGCCGTCGATGGAGCGGTCGACGTGGGATTCGGCAGCCAGGTGCATGATCGCGTCCGGCTGGAACTCGCGCAGAACCCGACCGACGGTCTCGCGGTCGCCGATATCGGCCTGGACGAACTGGTAGCGCGGGTGGTTCTCGACTGAAGCGAGCGACTCGAGGTTGCCGGCATAGGTGAGTTTGTCCAGGTTGAGCAGCTCGTGCCCGCTGTCACCAGCTAGATGGCGTACGAGAGCAGAGCCGATAAAGCCTGCGCCGCCGGTAATCAGAATTCGCATGTGAGGCCGGTTATCCTTTACGCAAAAAAATGTGCGGGCATAGGGTGAAGCTTACTGCGTGGCTGTGCAAGTCACTGCTCATCCGGCTTCTGCCGGGCTTGCAAGGTTTCGTATAGCGCAGCCAACTCCGCTTTCTTCTGGTCGAAGGCTATCCGCAGCGCGGTATAGGCTGCAGTTGCAT
Encoded here:
- the rfbB gene encoding dTDP-glucose 4,6-dehydratase → MRILITGGAGFIGSALVRHLAGDSGHELLNLDKLTYAGNLESLASVENHPRYQFVQADIGDRETVGRVLREFQPDAIMHLAAESHVDRSIDGPGEFIQTNIVGTYQLLEATRAYWSSLPEARKQAFRFHHISTDEVYGDLHGVDDLFTETTPYAPSSPYSASKAASDHLVRAWQRTYGLPVLLTNCSNNYGPFHFPEKLIPLVILNALDGKPLPVYGDGLQVRDWLFVEDHARALLKVVSEGQVGETYNIGGHNEQKNIDVVRAICALLEELAPSKPAGLARYEDLITFVKDRPGHDQRYAIDAGKIERELGWVPQETFASGLRKTVQWYLDNLEWCRHVQDGSYQRERLGASA